GATCCATTAACCTCATATCAGTTTCGATTCAGGGTGATTTTGATCTTTTCAGTTTGGTTTCACTGGTTCGGACTAGGATTTGACACCATAATTAGAGTGATAGTCGGTAAATGTCACAAAATATTTGTACCAACGACGGGCTTGAACATTTATTTGATTATACACGGCGGAATGAATTAAACACTAATACTTAAGAGACGATAAAAGCAAGGACCGCACGAGTCATTCAAACTTAGTGAGGAGATAAGAGATTCTCTATATCTCTAGGCCCTCCCTCCCATCTCAAGCTTCAGTGTATATCCATTGCCGTGACATCATTAGGGAGATGTGGTCACCATGTGAATTTCatgccaatccaatggttgatagACGAGCTCAATTCAAAATTACCGCTTATGATTCAAAAATGTCAAACTGccgtctaccaaccattggatcgacATGAAATCCACATGGCGGCCTATGGGTTGAGTGTAGCACGATGGCCGCTCAACCCTAGACCGCCGAGGATCCAAAATCCAGAATATTAACAATTAGGTCAGGCACCAAATCCTTGTCCCAGGCCCCTGAAATGATATACACATGTTGATCACAATTTGTTGGTCGCAACTTTGCAACCTAATTAGAGATGATGTAAAGTCAGCATCACCAGTCACACCCATAGGGTTTCAAAGATCACAACCTGACCATCCAAAGGAGAAGTTACCCTTCATCATCATGTGTATGGAGTCAAGATCATTATAACCCTTGGTGCACTTACTATACATAGAACATGCTACATTGGCCCAAATCTCAAACCAGGCTGGATATTCTACTTGGGAACATGGTATTAAGGTACAAAAATAAATAGTTTTCTAATCCTCTTTCTTTCTAGTTCTTCTCATCAAGAAATATAATTAGTTGGGAGAAGTTAGATAAGCTTCTTCTTTCGGAAGTAGTGCTTCAAGTGCCACAACTGCAAAACCGACACACAAATGCACAAACCCAGGGACATAATACTGAACCATGCCACTCTGCTGTTGGTTGTTTCACTAACTTCCCTCATCTCTGCTTCCCTacaatataaatgcataaaataaataaataaatgaataaatttaATGTTTACCcacatttttttgggggatggtgatggtgaagtAGGTGGGGTCACAGCTACATTAAATACGTTGAGTTTGTCTATGATCAAATACCTGGTCTTAAGATAGAGCAAATTTTCATGAATGGCCTCCACTGCTCCTTCAAGCTTCCTCAATTCAAGTTCAACACCCTAATTAATGAGATAATTAATACCTCAATATCTCTTGATACATAAATCCAAGCAATGATCAGTGAAaacgaaagaaacaaaaactaaaaaaaggaTATGTAAGTCCACACCTAAGTCGTAAACTTTATTTTGGTGGCCGTTTCATTTTGCTCCAAAAAAGAATATTTAGTATTtcagacaagagagagagagcccgAGAGCCCATATGTATTTATCCACTTCCCcccctaccaaaaaaaaactgcccAAGCATGGAAGAAACTCTCAAATAGATCACCAGCGCAGACCACAGATATTCTCTTTCCTCACCCCTTCCCAGGAGCAACACAAAGAGAGAGTCAAGGTGAGATTACAGAGATGGGGGTGATGGCAACTCTATCACAGAGCTGGTCAGCTGGATTATGACTCAATGAAAAGACCGTGGCAAAAGAGATgctgatgcagttgcattaaaGATTAATCCCGTGTGAATGCCTATACGTAAGTTTAGAAGGCCCACAAGGAATACTTGGCAGCTCAATGGGCTAGAATTGAACTTTGGGTAGTCATATTACAGGTTGGGCCTTTTATCTTCTTGGGTTTAATTGTAATGTGCCTAATTCATATGTCCATAAAGTGGGGGTAAAGTCAGTACACGAAATTAGTAATTAAGTTTAGTGTCTAAGTTAGATTGGGATGCTTGATAGCTTTTAAAAGTTCTGTTTTGAATCTATTTAGTTCAAGTATATAAGAGAGTGACTATGAGCATTATATGAGTTAGTTTAGGAATTTCAGGTCTTAATATAAGAGAGTGATTAAGAGTCATTTTATGAGTCAACTTAGGAATTTCAGGTCTTTAGATATGTATTACATCCCCTATCAATTAAGCATGTTTTGAGTGAAAAATTTTGGAGCTGTTAAGCTGTGAATACAAAAGGGATTGGTATTCCAGATCCAATCCCCTTCCTCATCCGTCTAATTCTGTTCATTTCTTCTCAGGTATGATCTTTCCACCCTTTTCTCTCCTAGTATTTCTTCGTCTTACTTCTGGTCATTACTTTTATTAATCTGCaattcctctcttttctccaaGTTTCAGGTTGCCATTAACTTGAACATCAATTACTAAATTGAATCTTGCTCTTAAACTCAGAATTTGTTTTGTTCACTAATTCTGGTTTTCAGATTGCTGGTTATTGACCAATTACATCCTTAACTGAATTCTGTATAAAGCCCTTTAAATCTTCCATCGATTCTGCTGTTCTGAACTATTTTCTAGTTTCGTACTCACAATATGATTTCTCTATAGCTTAAATCTACCCATCAGATTTGCACCAAACTTTGGAGAATTATTCTCCTAGATAAATTGATATTCAATACAGTTTCAAGTCAATCAGAGTAGTTCTCTTTGAGTTATTCAGTTTTATCTTAATTCGGTCGGTCCTTATTCCTATACCTGTGATCCTGTTGGAAGCTAATCTTCCACTGGAATTCCCTGGTTCAGGATAAGCACTGCATTAGATGCAATATCAAGCATGTTCCTTCCCCTATGCAGGAGCAAGATCAGATGTGTTTGGAGTGGATTGATCTGGAACCGAAGGTCTTACATATGTTTTTACCAGTAAGAAGTATTGTGTTACAATGGACCCAAACGGTATGATAATTTTTAAATTAGGAATTGTCTTTAGAGTTGTTGAtagtcatttttattttaagttgagGCACCCAAATGGTGAAAATATAACGTTGATGATAGTGTTGTTTCATTGGTAGGTTATTTAGATAATGTCAAGTAGTTTAAGATAGTCCTATTTAGCCACGTTTTTATGTCTTGAAGAAAGTTTTTCTGAGTCATTTTCTATGTAAacttttctattttgagtctgtatAGCAAGTTAACCCTGGCCAATTGATTGAGTTGAAataaagattttattttgtcaATCAGGTGAGTAAGAGTctctctcttcacccatcacTCTTCTCTCTTACCAGTCCTTCCTTCCTTCGCTATTTTTTCTcctaatttctcttcttctttttttctttcttcaaataCTTCTCTCATTGattccatttcttctttatttattctctgtttctttctcttatttcttctccCTGTCTATCTACTGCAGGCTACTGCTAACAGAATATTCAGCAACCTTTAATCTTAATATCAGGtttgttttttcttattagCCTATATCATACGCTGCTTCTTCCACTATTTCTGTTCAGTAACTTCAGTTATTCTTCTATCTTGTTCTTCTCTGCAATTTTTCTTTGTTCAATCTTATTCTACtgtacttaaaaaaaattttgtaagaaTTCTACTGTCCTTAAATATTCATAGAATATGATCACTAGATACTCATCCATATACCTTTACTCGTTCCTTCTATTCATTATCTCTTACCCCCTTTCCCTTAACTTCTCATACCTAAACCTTATGAGTTTTCATCAGCCTCACTAGCagatcagaaaaaaaaatgatctgtCATTACCATTTGCCAAAAGATCCAGTAGGTTCACTATGGGTCTTTCAATCCATTGCCTGCATCATCCCCAGTTGTAGAGATGGAACCTTTCCTAGGCTTTTGGGCTAGGATTTCTACTTTCTAGTTTCATCCCACATAACTGAAAGGGGGAGGCCAGAGATTTTGACCTATAGCAAGAAAATGTGCTGGATTTCACCTTTTCTTCTTAGAACTTTTGTTTTTAATGTGCCAGAAATTTTGGGCCAAATTTTCTCATTAACCCAAATCCCTAAAACAGCCCAAAATAAGCAAAATACCCAaaattcccaattttttttaactaataTATTTCATGTCTCAGTCTCCAAAACAAACCAACTTTcctgaaattttatttgaaactaAAGTTAAAACTTAGGTTCTACCAATCTTGTACTTGCATACCTCAATCTTCTCTTTTCTGGCAACAGAGTCCCAGTCCCTTGCTGCAATTCCAATCCTCCAGTCTAGGTTGACACTTGCCCCTGCTTCTTTATTAGGGCCCTCAACCCAAAAACATGCCAGGTAGTTCCCAGCCTCGTTGGCTGTGAATGCGAACTGCCCATGAGTAACATTCTTTGTGTGATGAAGGTTGTTCCCATAGGGTGATGTGACCTACAAAAAAAGGTACCCAGTGTGAAGATTATTTTACAAGCTGCAAAACAAATACCCTGGCATTATCCCTAGTCCAACTGAAAGACAAactctttcatcaaaaaaaaaaaaaaaaaagacaaaaatttaAGAATTGAGGAAGTTCAGATAGAATGACAAAAGCAGATGCATCGCGTTATCAAACAATGTTTGAAACTCAGGATGATCCACAGCTGAATTTATTACaaattgctttttttttctttttatctgaCCCCAGAGATTATTTTCAGAAAAGCTCATACTACTGATACACTACTTGTAAGCAGAAGCAATTGTCTAGGacaatgaaatttcttccaGTCAGTGAGAATCTTAGTGGCAAAGTAGTCATATCTAGCTGGTCTATTCAGAATCCATTATCTAATATAATGGTTTTCATTTTACCAGGAAGTCGGTCAACTCGACTAAGCCTAGTACCAAATAATTGGGGTCAGCTACACAGGTATCATCTCATGAGTCAATTCTTCTTTCAATTAACGTCTTACATCCCCACAAATATCGTctatacttttcttttcttttctttttttggggggggggggtttgggggagGTTTTAACCAAACTAAGAATATCTTAACAAAGTTCATGTTTGTTGCGGCGTAGCCAACCTCTTGGTGTGACTCTCTCCTCCACCTCCCAGCATGTTTCTTTCCTCCGCCTCCCGGCGAGACTCTCTCCTCCACTCTCAGCGTGCTTCCTCCTCATAAACCATAATTCCTGCCCCTCCTTCCTCCACCCTATTCCATGGATCCCCTCCCCCTTCCACTGCCTCCACCACTCCCCCCACCTCCTCCAGACGACCAACACCCGGAACCAGACAGTCTTCAAGATGACAATGACATATTTGTTATCGATGATGACCTAGAGGATCACCTCTCACACTCAGGGCATCACACCTTAGTTGGCTTTGTTCTTGCAAACCATACCGCAGATAAACAGTGAGTGAAGCTTTAGTAAATGCCTGAAATACCCAACAGTCCAACACCCCGTCACCCTCTCCCCCCTCTTCAAAGACACCATCCTTTTTTCGCTTCGATCATCTACTGGACCTGCAGAATGTTGCGAATGAAGGCTCAAGGTCCGTCGGTAACCTTATCATTCTTGAGAAATGGAGAGATGCCAAGGATTGGTGATTCTCGACGACCAAGTTCTGGATTCGGCTGCATGGAATCCCTCTGGAACTTCAAGACATAACCTAGCCGCTCAAGCGCTCAGTTGACTCAGAAAGTTCCCTCATCCAAGATTATACATATCACCGGCATCAGGTCTGGCGAACGCCTTCAGTTCTTTCGTGCTCATACCACTCTGGACATGAGTAAACCTCTGAGACCTTTGTTTCAGATCATACGCCAAAATGGTCATCAGAGCTCCATTTATATCCGGTATGAACGTCTACCCCTATTCTGCTATTTATGTGGTTTAATAAGTCACAAGGAACACCGTTGCACCTCTCTGTTTGACGAAGAGCAGCAGCATCAACTGGCTCATGGCCGTACCTCCCACTGCCCCTCCTTCACTTGCCACTATTTCCAGTCCTCCATTCGCTGCTACACCCCTGATGTCCGTCTACTCAAACAAGCCATTACCCTCGACATCACAGGTACATCCCAACAGGCAAACTCATCCCCGGCAGAATACTCTCACCACCCCAGCTAATTAGTACGGCACCCTCGCTATACCCCCTCATCATTGCCCATAACTACCTTGCCAGATAGTCACCCCCCAACAGCAGACCACCTCACACTCCCAACATCTGTCCCACTACCACGCATGCAGACTACAATGCAATTACCCCATCTCACGTCCAGCCCAACTGTGGTTCAAATAAGAAATCAGCTCAAATCCCAAGGTCCAACAACCTCACCTTACCTATTGATTCTCCACATTCCCACATAACGTACAACCCCAATAATGCTCCCTCTGATATCACACATCCAACCACCCCTCTATTGTCCTACCTTTAACACCAAATCCATCAAATTCCTGAGCTCACTCAAGACCTTCTTACCCTCCTACAGTCCTACACCACCTTTGGGTTATTCCCTTTCAAACCCAAGCCTACCAAACCATAACCAAAACTCATACTCCTCATGGCCCCACCCACAACTATTAAGCCCACCACCACACTACATCCTGTCTTGGCCCCAACCCCAATCCCGTCCCAAACTCCAGACACTCCTATGGACTCATACCATCTCCATACAAACCCTGCTAGCCCACAGTCCCACATggacaatccccccccccccccaaaaaaaaggatctCAATCACCTTTCTTGTGCATCCCTCAACCCAAAACAGTTGAAATGTCCCAGAGTGACAAAGGAAGAGTCCATCCTTTCTGAAGACACAGTAATGGCTCAGTCAAACCTTGAAGAAGATTTCTTTTTTACTGCATGGCCCCATGGACTGCTGGGGGAAAACAGCCCCACGTATCATCTTGAAAAATGTAGCTTGGAACTGTCAAGGGCTGGGGAGACCCTTGACCTCTCATTCCCTTCATCATCTCCTCAAACTGGACAAGCTGGACATCTTATTCCTCATGGAGACAAAATCCAAATCCCAGAAAATTGCAAATGCTTCGCAGAAAATCAAGATTCCACTCTTGTATCTCTGTCAACCCCGAAGGATCCTCTGAAGGGCTGGATCTTCTAATGGCATGACAATTGACAATATCACAGTTAATACTCTCATCTCAGACTCCACAATTCTTGATGTTCAAATCTCTATCAATGGCAACCCTCCCTTCTTCCTCACGTGTTTATGGTGACCCCATCATAGGCGCCAAATTTGGGATCGCCTTTCTACCGTCGGTGCAAATCGGCAAGAAAACTGGTTATGCCTAGGAGATTTTAACTCCTACCTCGTGGCACAAAAAGACTGGTGGGTCTCATCCAAGCAACAGAGATACCACAAGTTTCAGAACTCTCCTTAATGCTTGCAATTTCTTAGACCTAGGCTTCCATGAGCCATCCTTCACCTGGAACAAGAAGCAATCTGGGGCCTCTAATATTCGGATCCGCTTAGACACAGTCCTATCTAATCTTGCCTGGTGCCAATCTTTCCCTAATGCAATTGTCTTTGTTAAACCAGCAATGGCCTTAGACCATTGCCCAATTCTAGTCGATACTGAAGGAGGCAAGCCATCGGGTCCAAGACCCTTTCACTTCGAATCAAAGAGGTTGCAACACCACGATTGCAAGAATGTTGCATTCAAGAGATGGTCCATTGCTTGTTCAGGTTCAGTGGCTGAAAAGGTCCTTAACAAGGCCCA
The nucleotide sequence above comes from Telopea speciosissima isolate NSW1024214 ecotype Mountain lineage chromosome 3, Tspe_v1, whole genome shotgun sequence. Encoded proteins:
- the LOC122654332 gene encoding transmembrane emp24 domain-containing protein p24delta3-like, producing MRMRSSVCSATLDLMVLLLWICLFLPLGDAIWLNLPGSGTKCVSEEIQNNVVVLADYTVVSDDRTHEMPAISAKVTSPYGNNLHHTKNVTHGQFAFTANEAGNYLACFWVEGPNKEAGASVNLDWRIGIAARDWDSVARKEKIEGVELELRKLEGAVEAIHENLLYLKTREAEMREVSETTNSRVAWFSIMSLGLCICVSVLQLWHLKHYFRKKKLI